One stretch of Tepiditoga spiralis DNA includes these proteins:
- a CDS encoding chemotaxis protein CheW — MVDVLSFNIGDQEFAVDVDLIEVVTEIDDITPVPKSKHFINGLINLRGKIVSVSDITKILDIELPENHEYENILILKMNNEELGIFVDEVKNVLTVDNSNLENISNNITYKEKSNGIIKIDNRLIVYLNMFKVFDLENSL; from the coding sequence ATGGTTGATGTACTTTCTTTTAACATAGGTGACCAAGAGTTTGCTGTTGATGTTGATTTAATAGAAGTAGTTACAGAAATTGATGATATAACCCCTGTACCAAAGTCAAAACATTTTATAAACGGATTGATAAATCTTAGAGGTAAAATAGTTTCTGTTTCTGATATTACAAAAATATTAGATATAGAATTACCAGAAAATCATGAATATGAAAACATATTAATTTTAAAAATGAATAATGAAGAACTTGGTATCTTTGTTGATGAAGTAAAAAATGTTTTAACAGTAGACAATTCTAATTTAGAAAATATAAGTAATAATATTACTTATAAAGAAAAATCAAATGGTATAATAAAAATCGATAACAGACTTATAGTTTATTTAAACATGTTTAAAGTTTTTGATTTAGAAAATAGTTTATAA
- a CDS encoding ROK family transcriptional regulator, whose product MNKSFKSSELKILNKRKILKHIFLNKQVTRKELANITGLSNSSITRIITELILDNYIISTQKINESKYGRKSEVLSINKEKMSALIVDIDIKTTMLGYGRFDGSVEILKTIPTLNDFKKFKEYMIKFIKLFNYNFEYISFSIPGIVDSNNKKIINTPNLGWKNLFYKDIKLKNVLLDNDSNLSMLAEKTFSKDMKNIENAIFILVKEGIGAGLLINNNLYRGKNYGAGEIGHNIIFNKNKEIPLEKTVDFQNNYNNTLKILAQNISHSINLLNLEKVILGGKILNLQNESINKLKEMIIDFTFKNNKILDIRTTNFNYVPASMIGACSNAVLNFINKI is encoded by the coding sequence ATGAACAAATCTTTTAAAAGTTCCGAATTAAAAATTTTAAACAAGAGAAAAATTTTAAAACACATATTTTTAAATAAACAAGTAACAAGAAAAGAATTGGCAAATATAACAGGGTTAAGTAATAGTTCTATAACAAGAATTATAACAGAGTTAATTTTAGATAATTATATAATTTCAACACAGAAAATTAATGAATCAAAATATGGAAGGAAAAGCGAAGTTTTAAGTATAAACAAAGAAAAAATGAGTGCTTTGATAGTAGATATAGATATAAAAACTACTATGCTTGGATACGGAAGATTCGATGGGAGTGTTGAAATATTAAAAACAATTCCAACTTTAAATGATTTTAAAAAATTCAAAGAATACATGATAAAATTTATTAAGCTATTTAATTATAATTTTGAATATATAAGTTTTTCTATACCAGGTATTGTAGATTCCAATAATAAAAAAATAATAAATACTCCCAATCTTGGATGGAAAAATTTGTTTTATAAAGATATAAAATTAAAGAATGTTTTATTGGATAATGATTCAAACTTATCTATGTTAGCAGAAAAAACCTTTTCAAAAGATATGAAAAATATAGAAAATGCAATTTTTATTCTTGTAAAAGAAGGAATAGGTGCTGGACTTTTAATAAATAATAATCTTTATAGAGGGAAAAATTATGGTGCTGGAGAAATAGGTCATAATATAATCTTTAATAAAAATAAAGAAATTCCATTAGAAAAAACTGTTGATTTTCAAAATAATTATAATAATACTTTAAAAATTTTGGCTCAAAATATTTCTCATTCAATAAACTTACTTAATTTAGAAAAAGTAATTCTTGGTGGAAAAATTTTGAATTTACAAAATGAATCAATAAATAAATTAAAAGAAATGATAATTGATTTTACTTTTAAAAATAATAAAATTTTAGATATACGAACAACAAATTTTAATTATGTTCCAGCTAGTATGATAGGCGCTTGTTCGAATGCAGTATTAAATTTTATAAATAAAATTTAA
- a CDS encoding methyl-accepting chemotaxis protein, with amino-acid sequence MKSLKTKLILVFSLTVIIFLMIYSGISIFFVTKSVNEVSNEMASEILSNKSQLIDQWINSSIHYVDMISKNFKNIDIHNSDSINKLSLFNDEYSKKFEMLFISDENGDALIPSGSIVNISDREYFKKITQEKLNYYVSEALVSKATNNVIVVIAVPIKTSTGVGVFGATVLLDNLQKMVNDIEIMNKGYGWLIDQKGIFVQHENKDFIGKENALNLDSKYGYKGASEAIRKLLNGESGNDEVTLSNNKKAFIYYMPIKSANWGLGISILKSDLYEGTRKISNLLLIIGIIFALISIVVAYFVGMSIVNPVIYLSQQVEKFGSGDLTIRFKQKTNDEIGKMVASLGYMSNNLSSTIKSIKEASENILESSEELAANAEESTATNEELSARSNNITENAENAAINVENMAEAIHEISMAAQSVSEAAQELNDSANHTVKETKEGSDILSEVSKIVEVANEKSSNTEKVVKELADEAENIENIVETINSITEQTNLLALNAAIEAARAGEAGKGFAVVADEIRKLAEESKGATEKIAQILGELKNKSKIANSETIETAEMIKKVEKGSERLIEKFKNIEDKVSNMNNMIEGLSASSQQQSASTEEINASMSSVSKIINEITNGIKDVNEGINSQSESSQQVSASSEELEALSENLSEQIDKFKV; translated from the coding sequence TTGAAAAGTTTAAAAACTAAGTTAATATTAGTATTTAGTCTTACCGTAATAATATTTTTAATGATTTATAGCGGTATTTCTATATTTTTTGTTACCAAAAGTGTAAATGAAGTTTCTAATGAAATGGCATCGGAAATTTTAAGTAATAAAAGCCAATTAATAGATCAATGGATAAACAGCTCTATTCATTATGTTGATATGATTTCTAAAAACTTTAAGAATATTGATATACATAATAGTGATTCTATTAATAAACTTAGTTTATTTAATGATGAATATTCAAAAAAATTTGAAATGTTATTTATTTCGGATGAAAATGGTGATGCGTTGATACCATCAGGTAGTATAGTAAATATTTCTGATAGAGAATACTTTAAAAAAATAACACAAGAAAAATTAAATTATTATGTTTCTGAAGCTTTGGTATCAAAGGCAACTAACAATGTAATTGTTGTTATAGCAGTTCCTATAAAAACTTCAACAGGAGTGGGAGTTTTTGGAGCAACTGTTTTACTTGATAATCTTCAAAAAATGGTAAATGATATAGAAATAATGAATAAAGGATATGGTTGGCTTATTGATCAAAAAGGAATTTTTGTTCAACATGAAAACAAAGATTTTATAGGAAAAGAAAATGCTTTAAATTTAGATTCAAAATATGGTTATAAAGGTGCTTCTGAAGCTATAAGAAAACTTTTAAATGGAGAAAGTGGAAATGATGAAGTAACTTTATCAAACAATAAAAAAGCTTTTATTTATTATATGCCAATTAAATCAGCAAATTGGGGACTTGGTATTTCAATATTAAAAAGTGATTTATATGAAGGAACAAGAAAAATTTCAAATTTATTGTTAATAATTGGTATAATATTTGCTTTAATTTCTATTGTTGTAGCATATTTTGTTGGTATGAGTATTGTAAATCCTGTAATTTATCTTTCACAACAAGTTGAAAAATTTGGTAGTGGTGATTTAACTATAAGATTTAAGCAAAAAACAAACGATGAAATAGGTAAAATGGTAGCAAGTTTAGGATATATGAGTAATAATTTGAGTAGTACAATTAAAAGTATAAAAGAAGCTTCTGAAAATATTCTTGAATCATCGGAAGAATTAGCAGCAAATGCAGAAGAAAGTACAGCAACTAATGAAGAATTATCAGCAAGAAGTAATAATATAACTGAAAATGCAGAAAATGCAGCAATTAATGTTGAAAATATGGCAGAAGCCATACATGAAATTTCGATGGCAGCACAAAGTGTTTCTGAAGCTGCTCAAGAATTAAATGATTCTGCAAATCATACAGTAAAAGAAACAAAAGAAGGTTCAGATATTTTAAGTGAAGTTTCTAAAATTGTAGAAGTTGCAAATGAAAAATCATCAAATACAGAAAAAGTTGTAAAAGAATTAGCAGATGAAGCAGAGAATATAGAAAATATAGTTGAAACAATTAATTCTATAACAGAACAAACGAATCTTTTAGCTTTAAATGCAGCAATAGAAGCAGCAAGAGCTGGAGAAGCAGGAAAAGGATTTGCAGTAGTAGCCGATGAAATAAGAAAATTAGCCGAGGAATCTAAAGGTGCAACTGAAAAGATAGCTCAAATTTTAGGAGAACTAAAGAATAAATCAAAAATAGCAAACTCTGAAACTATTGAAACAGCAGAAATGATAAAAAAAGTAGAAAAAGGTTCTGAAAGATTGATTGAAAAGTTTAAAAATATTGAAGATAAAGTTTCTAATATGAATAATATGATAGAAGGATTAAGTGCAAGTTCACAACAGCAAAGTGCAAGTACGGAAGAAATCAATGCTTCAATGTCAAGTGTTTCAAAGATAATAAATGAAATAACAAATGGAATAAAAGATGTAAATGAAGGTATTAATTCTCAATCTGAATCATCTCAACAAGTCAGTGCAAGTTCTGAAGAATTGGAAGCTCTATCAGAAAATCTTTCAGAACAAATAGATAAATTTAAAGTTTAA
- a CDS encoding flagellar cap protein FliD N-terminal domain-containing protein: MNINEMANLYSLGVYSSYFLNAINGQDNTLYSPPTMMNIFNNYYSNPSDMMNSITDIQKSAQNLSEAADTLSSYSSNSIFDTSSVETNSDSATATATGKVDKNSYTVNVSQLATNQVNKGNTINGSNLDFQSGHNFFTIEKDGQKYTFDTYVYGSSTNKSVLENIANDINNKDIGLTATLNEDTSGNIGLSIVTTDTGESSAFNIYDVSGNINQVGGFSNTTQNAQNAIYTVNNGNEQESESNTLQIDDNLTADVTKAGAFEITATANSEGVTSSVENFVNKLNDYLSTVEKNSEFISQNVQNSAQSIESVASTLSAIGINYNGSEFEITDKFYDLAKNPDNIESTVQPIVESVANEVKTTANTISESSTYSLSSALNSSGNYLNYTGGSIDSYISMYLNEIIMSSMGNSFNAYG, translated from the coding sequence ATGAATATCAATGAAATGGCAAATCTTTATTCTTTAGGTGTTTATTCGAGTTATTTTTTAAATGCAATAAATGGTCAAGACAATACGCTTTATTCTCCACCAACAATGATGAATATTTTTAATAATTATTATTCAAATCCATCTGATATGATGAACTCTATTACAGATATTCAAAAATCAGCTCAAAACTTATCAGAAGCTGCCGATACTCTCTCTTCATATTCATCTAATTCTATATTTGATACTTCAAGCGTAGAAACTAATTCTGATTCAGCTACTGCAACAGCAACAGGAAAAGTGGATAAAAATAGCTATACTGTAAATGTATCTCAACTTGCAACAAATCAAGTAAATAAAGGAAATACAATCAATGGAAGTAATCTTGATTTTCAATCTGGTCACAATTTTTTTACAATAGAAAAAGATGGCCAAAAATATACTTTTGATACATATGTTTATGGTAGTTCAACAAATAAGAGCGTTCTTGAAAATATTGCAAATGATATAAACAACAAAGACATTGGATTAACAGCGACATTAAATGAAGATACAAGTGGAAATATTGGACTTTCAATTGTAACGACCGATACAGGTGAAAGTTCTGCATTTAATATTTATGATGTTTCTGGAAACATAAACCAAGTTGGAGGTTTTTCTAATACAACTCAAAATGCTCAAAATGCAATATACACTGTAAATAATGGTAATGAACAAGAAAGTGAATCCAACACTCTACAAATTGATGATAATTTAACTGCAGATGTTACAAAGGCAGGTGCTTTTGAAATAACTGCAACAGCAAATTCAGAAGGAGTAACTTCTTCTGTTGAAAATTTTGTAAACAAATTAAATGATTACTTAAGTACAGTAGAAAAAAACAGTGAATTTATTTCTCAAAACGTACAAAATTCGGCACAAAGTATAGAGAGTGTTGCAAGTACATTGAGTGCTATAGGGATAAACTACAATGGAAGTGAATTTGAAATAACTGATAAATTTTATGATTTAGCAAAAAATCCAGATAATATAGAATCCACAGTGCAGCCAATAGTAGAGAGTGTTGCAAATGAAGTTAAAACTACAGCAAATACAATTTCAGAATCATCAACTTATTCCTTATCTAGTGCATTAAATTCATCTGGAAATTACTTAAATTATACTGGAGGGAGTATTGATTCTTATATTTCAATGTATTTAAATGAAATTATTATGAGTTCTATGGGAAATTCCTTTAATGCTTATGGATAA